The genomic stretch GGAAAATTCTTTTCCTCCTCTAACTTGGACTCAAATGCGGAAATTACCGTATTTTGCATCGAAACAGTTCTAGATATCCCGCGGAGTCCGATTCTCTGACCTTTAATTAATGATCCGATTTTCTTGCAAATCAATTCAAATCGTTGACGAGGTCTAACTTGAAACATAGATCGAACATATCTCGATGATGAGACAAACCCAATATTACCTTAATCAAGCCCTTCTGATGTGATAAAAGATCATGGCTCTCTATTGAGGAGAAAATTACAcaatcaatcataaacttattgcaacgATGCGAATACATTCTTTTTAAACTTTTCCATTTTGCCGAGatagtcctaaatatttacgtggaatttcaatgtagtcattttagCCAATTTCCACCtgaaaaatcgctgacgtggcggTCTAGTCATCTCTAGCCATCCAACGTGGCACAccgccacgtcagcgatttccagcaAAGTTAAGCAGGAAGACGTCATTGATATTTCTCGCAAAGGCAGAGGACTAAACTTGACAAAATCGAAACGAGAAATTTAGTATTCAAGGCTCTTTAATTTGCAGAGGCGCGGCAATTTCTCCCGCTACGGGATTTCTCATTATATATAGATAGTCAGGGGAATGCGTTTTCATTCTGTTTTGGAATTTGACAGATTGAAGTTGAACGTGAGGAACTGAACCCTCTTGAGTTAACttcagaaaagagaagagatcaAGGGTTGTCATGACAAAACAGAGTTACCTAAACTACCTACCAAGTCGGCACAAACAACAAACGAAGGCAGAGCATTTGTGCAAACCGACAAGCGAGGTAGGACTATTTCAGGCTCTTTGATGCACAAGTTTCGCACGTCATTCATTACCGTCGAGAGCGAAATTTTTAATCTCCGTGGCGACATCCATAGAATCGCCATTTGCCCTACGCTTTTGTCGAAGTCATTTGGTGTCTAGTCATCTTTAAATGACGTGAAATCGAAGGGACGAAGTCAAGACCGGATCAAATCAAAGTACGATCGACGCACTATTGGATTGGCGGtcttatttttcagtttttcgaTTTAGCGATTAGGCAGCATCCGGGATCCGTTTCCGCGCACCTCCAGAAGTTCACCTCCGTCCTTGGGCACATCCCCTACGTTGGCCGGACGCGTTTGGGTATCTTCACCCACAAGCTTTTCGAACAAGATCCGAACTTTATGGCACAAACGGAAAAGCTAAATCTATCTTCATATGAGCCAATACCTTATCGGTGATCCGTTATACTAAATTCGATTTATAACCACGTCAACCCAAGTACATGGCTAATGCGCAAACACAGATGTCATCCAAATGCACATTACGttaagaaaaattgtccaatcaatcctaGATATATTGTATGAATGTCAAATcgatcattaatttttcagttttgccaatttaatcataaaacaTTTGTGTAAgatccaatttagtcctttttggaaaggggaaaaaaaaaaaaaaaaaaaaaaaaaaaaaaaaaaatggggaaaaaaaaaaaaaaaaaattatttaaattaaaaaaaaaaaatttttaaattaaaaaaatttaaaaaaaaaaaaaaaaaaaaatattttttttttttttatttaaattaaaatttaaattttatttattttttattcttttcgctttgttaatttaatcctcCGTCCTTGGGCACATCCCCTACCTTGGCCGATGACTCTTGCATGGACCGGGCGAGGGCATCACGACCCTCGCTATatccgggcgagggttgcctcaCCCTTGATCGGCCCTAGGTTAGGCCAGCAAGGGCCAGGCAAGGTTCGGTTAGCCACTTCATCTGCCCAaggttggaaagaaaaaaagagagagaaaggaaaggaaaaagggaaaaaaactaaaaactaaggaaaatttttaaaaaattaaaaatttatccaaGAAACGATTTCCTACCAAAATAAGCTGGAATGTCTATGttggaaaataatcaaaaggctttgggcttaattggcataattttaaatttagaataaattggcaaattgttaaaagactaaatcggtttaggattgaattggcagaAATGCGTTATATTCAAGACTTATTTGGTAATTTCCTATTcgcttttttctttcaattcttGATATCTTGTTTGTACAAAGGTTTAGAatcaaatttgaccaaaaaattaaaaaatttgactaaattggcatcggtccaatatatttaggattgattggataattttcttcattatattgcatttataccaaaCACACACTTTAGAAGTGCTAGCCAGATTTATCTTTTCGTTTGTTCTCGCTATTGCATTTAATAACGTGCTTTTCAGTTTCTTACGAAGACATATCAAACTTTAAACATTGAAAAGAGATGATTAAAAATAGGTTTTATTAGAAAGGGCCCAGTTACATTAATCACGAAACCGTTGAAGAAAATTTTGTAGTGTACATTTCATGTGTAATCGTTGTTTTGGAAATCGAATATCATTAcgtttaggctctgtttgtttcacaaaaaatagctTTCagaatttatttttggatttttcggcgATTTGTTttatagaaataaataattaaaaaatattttccttcaatGAAAGAAGCACATACCAAAGTggtgaaaatgattttctttttttgaaaaaaaagaaatcattctCCATCATCTTTCCTCCCTGCATCCTTCACCATCCATTTCTATtaatgattttctatttttatttttcaattattttatttattattttcctttggcCGATGACcggcaaaggaagaaagaaaaaaagaataacaattaaaaattgttaaaaaattcaaaaattagtattcatttttaataaaattataataacCATTTACGTTAATATTGGCCATGCCACGTGTGATGACCGGGTCCGCGTAAGTAATTTTAGACCAAACGACGACCCggaaaattaaataagattttttttattaaatggtgaaaaaaaaatttttcaatttatttttagatgtCAATCGAAAACAAAAActttgacaaaaatatttttcaaaagagtcATAATTTATTCGAAGTAAACAGAGCCTAAGGTTACTCGTGCACGAAATGGCAATATCATGTATCAGTTATTttacgggagagagagagagagagcaggtgTGGCCTTTTGCAGATGTGGGAATTCAAACCCTAGACACCTTCATTAATCCGTAGGCTCTGTACAATTCCATTCCGCCTGAATTTTCTGCGATTTCACGTAAAAAAGGTAGTTGAAATTTGAAGAGACCATTACCATTTCCCGCTGCAAATCACATCATAATCAAAGCTTACGTACGTGCCACCACATTTTCATTCCTACTCCTTTGACTTCTTCTATAAAATGTCGATTGGCCGGCACATATCTCACTGTCGTTGCGACCCCCAGAATCTCCCACTActcctgaagaagaagaagaagaggaggaggaggcggaggggaACGCGGAGATTGCTCCATCCAACCACCACGAGtcttacttcttcttcttcttcctcttcttcaattaTACAGGCGCGGCATTGATGGCGAGATTCTCGCCATTGATATCTCTGCCATGGCTGCTCGTTTCCGTAACGTTCTTGGCAGGTATTCCCATCAACATTCAACAGCACAGCCTGCCCTTTTGTGACTTCTCcgtttttgatttgtttctttttcgcCTTTTGCTCTTTTCAGTTGATGCGACGACCTTCACGTTAGTGAACAAGTGCGAGTACACCATATGGCCGGGCGTCCTCGCCAACGCCGGCGAACCTCCCCTCTCCACCACCGGCTTCGCGCTCCAGAAGGGCGAGTCCCGTCCCCTCTCCGCCCCCGCCGGCTGGGGCGGCCGCTTCTGGGCCCGGACCCGCTGCGCCCAGGACCCCGCCACCGGCGAGCTCTCCTGCCTCACCGGCGACTGCGGCTCCGGCCAGCTCGAGTGCGGCGGTGGCGGCGCCGTCCCTCCCGCCACCCTCGCCGAGTTCAAGCTCGACGGAGACGGCGGCCTCGACTTCTTCGACGTGAGCCTCGTCGACGGCTACAACCTGCCCGTGCTGGTGGCGCCCAaggggggcggcggcggggggCGGGGGAACTGCACGAGCGTCCGGTGCGCGGTCGACCTCGAAGGTGCGTGCCCTTCGGAGCTGAGGGTGACGGCCAGGGGTGACGGGTCGGGGGTGGCCGCGTGCAAGAGCGCGTGCGACGCGTTCCGGCAGCCGCAGTACTGCTGCAGCGGCTCGTACAGCAGCCCTCAGGCGTGCAAGCCGACGTCGTACTCGGAGGTGTTCAAGAGCGCTTGCCCGCAAGCGTACAGCTACGCCTACGACGACGAGACGAGCACGTTCACGTGCGCCGGCGCGGATTACGTCATCACCTTCTGCCCGACTCCCAGCACCAGGTGACTTTACCCTTCAGTCCTCGTTACTCGATGTGTCGTCGTACAAAGCTTTAAAAAGTCATCGACAGAGCGAAAAAGTCGCAAGAATTCCAATCATGCATAATGCGTCATATTTGCTCCATAAAAaccttcaaattatttttattatgacatatttactttAAAAATATAGTGACGTACCTAAGTACCTAcgtgacatattttttttttccatcaagaTTCCATTTAATGAAATTTTAGACTAAAATAACGTCATTTTTATTGTCTCATATCAAGACTATTTATTTTCTGATGTCTATATAAACAGATTTTTAAcgatttttctttgaaaaactcTAATCATACATGTATAAGTTTAAGAATTTTgatgccacgaaaaaaaaatttaaggtaaatgtatcacagtgagcataatttaagatttttggtgacttttttCCCTCAAAAGAAACATAGTATGAAAGGGAAGAGAGCTAGGCTACAGGGCACATTGGAGTTATCATGGATTTGAGAGGGCAGTTTCGGCAATTCGAGGGAAAGTATTTTCGTCCACTCGAGAGACGTGGGTAAAAAGGCAAGATGCGAAAGAGGTGCGTGCGGCTTGTCGTTATTGTCACGCTTTGTTAGTGTAGTGGGCACTGGGCAATTGAGGAAGGACCAAAAATATCTTGCGGTAGATATTGCATTGCTATTTGCTCTTTAGTGATGAGGAAATCGACAGCTCCCCAGCTGGTCATTTAACTAAATGTGGTTGTTGGTGGTTTTTTCCGGGGGCAGCCAAAAGGCAGCTTCCTCACAGGACCAGACTCCGGGGGCCGCCGCCACGGACACGCCTCTCATCAACGGCACCATGGTCTATGTCGGCGTGGCGGAGGCGAGCCGCGCGTCGCGCTCCGCCCGTACCCAGGTGCCCGCGGTCGGCCTGGTCGGCGTGGCGGTGTCCACATGGCGGTTGCGGCATCTCCTTTCGGCATGAGGCGGGCCCGCGTAGGATTGTcccaccccccccccaccccgTGACCCGGAGCTGGCCTTTTCCACTTTGGGCCCAAATGGGGCGGCGTGTCGGGATCTCGTCGGATTCGGGCCCACGATCCTTTTGTTCCCGTCGCGTGGGCCCAGATGACGTGGTCTAAAAATGGATGAGTCGGTGATGGAAAAGCCTACCTGTCGGTGTATGGCGTCATCAACTACATATTGAGGTTGAATTTGAATTGGGGAGAAAAAGGGAAGGGTGAAAATATgtcctttttttgagaaaaaaaaaaatttcttcacgtAAGTTagattcttcctctttttttttttttgcctcctaATTTTTGGTATAGATGAGGGAAATTACTAATTAACCCTCTCCTTTATTATTATCTTTTGGGATTGGATTCGTACTTCAATAATAAGCTCGGTTGGTGGGTTGTCAAATGTTCTTTGTAAGGTGTGATGTCCACATATGGTGAGGGCCAATACAGTATAAAATACATATTTACACATCAATattcataaatataaaaataaatataaatgctttctttttctctctctcttttttgttttttgggttgtGGGGGGGGTGTTTATGGTGGAGGATGGTGTTTTATGAGGCACGACGACCATGGAGGACATTAATTCATAGTATAGGGCAAGTGCCTCATTTTTACTTTCTCCCAGTTGCATGATTAACAAAAGTTGGTCCAACTCCGAGGACAATATGACAGGTTGCGGATAAGATGCTGATAACATTTAAAATGTCCGAAATCGTGATTAAAAGGATTGTTTTCTAAAGGGTTGTGCTTCATCAACAGCAGGTCTCCATCTTGAACTCTTCTTTTGGTTCTGTACATTCGAGtttaaaaaagaataagaaaaaattgtgGTTAGTGAGGCATATGTCCTTTGGAGATTCGCATGCTGAACCTATCGTCATGGAGGCTCGTCCTCGATAGTCTAtaattcaatttgaaaattgtgtACCAATATCCTTTCGAAAAGGTTTCTAGGGACCACCTCTTTCGAGCCATATATACTCAAATGATCCAAGCTCGTTTTTGTAGCCCGGGGCCCCaaaagagaagacaaaaagaaaggaaaacttgtcagaagtgggatttgaacccacgccCTCTCACGAGGACCAGAACTTGAGTCTGGCGCCTTAGACCACTCGGCCACCCTGACCATTTTGCTCAGCTATGCCTGCTTATCACTTAGTTTAACATCGTCGAAAGTTACCGTTGTTAATCCTCAAAACCGATGAGATTTTGCCTTTCCAGTTTCCAACCACCAGCTGAGGTGGTACCTTCTTTGGGTTTGTCTATGGTACCCATaatgttaggggtgagcatCAGTCCCGATTCTCGATTTCGAATCTTTGAAATAAGCAATGGCCTGTCCGGTTTTTGATTCCGTATGTTGAACCGAATCAAAGGATCAAACTAATGGAACCGGCGATATAAATACTTTCATTGTTCTTTTCCAagtccttcttttttttgcataatCGTCGTCAGAGAACTAGATGAGGAGCTTGGTTCCAATCTGGATTTCCCCAAGCTGTGAGCTCATCCCTTGAGCCTATGTGTTCATTGATCATGTATGGAGCCATAATCAGACATACAGGTCAGTTACCCCCAGTTTtagattttgtgaattttgagaCCTTGGATTGGAGCTGAAATTCCCCATGGCCGACAGTAATATTGAAAATGGTTGATTGGCCTCACTTGTTGTGTAGATCTATCACCGATATGAAAGATCTTTGCGTTTCCAAGGCCAAAGTGATTGAGAAGCTTGGTGCATGGAACACCTAACCGGTTCCAAGTTCGGCAGggtcggttcccgattccacaAGTTGGGAAGTCACTCTCACTAACCGATCATCCCTGCATGAGCCCAAAACTTTGGTGGGTATGTATGGATTCAAGCCCAAATCATTTTGAGGTATATATAATTGCATATTTACATTCCTAGTGAAATTTGGAAAAGTGAAGGGTATGGATTCAAGCCCAAAACTTAGGTGGCCCAAGATAAATAGATTGAGGCTTTAGCTTTCCAAGGCAGAAGTAGATTTaccaattttagctagaaaaattaattgataTAAGCTGTACAGACtgaaaaatttattgtattttgattcTTATATTAGTTTCGTATTCTTCTATACATATCAGGATTCAATTCCCTTGAAAAAGATTAGTCGAGTTACTCGATAATTATCAAGAGAAAATTGGAAGGTAGTGACGGActtcaattaattttccttttcaataatATATCTAGAAACATAAAACTTTCTTAATTTGCTAACGACTGATTCTAACCAGAAAACATACgcatgcccaaaataaaaattacgaCAAAGTTTCATAAGAGAAATAGTTGTTATTTCACTAAGTGAACGAAATACCTTGTACAAATATGGATGGATCGATGAGTGAAATGACAAATGCCGTTAATGGtcctttgttgattctggacaaaaatataaatgacaagAACTTTGAAGATACTAAGACCGAAGGCAATCGCGACGAGCCATATAAACCATAGGAAAGCTATGATTAAAAAGGATAAATTTGCTAGAATCTTGAGTTCTTCCGTTGAATAGAGATCCTCTTACAATAAGGACATTTGGGTATTCACCCTTTGGTTACATAATGATTATATACAATGGTTACTGAATTTGAATGGAGAGATAACTTCCTAATCCTTAGTGGATATAAGATGTTATAAGATCTCCTATTATCTCACAACACTTATCCTGAAGGAAGCACATCTCACAACATACGCAGCGGATTACGTAAAAAATAACATGTCCAGAATCTTACTTGAATCACTAgtcggagaaatacatcacagaACGGACATACCTCGTTTTCAAAGATTAAATGTACCTGTTGCAGTCCCTCGAGAGAGATCGTCCGTCCATTTGATGTTTCGTTGAGGAGGGAGTTCGTCGTCGTTTTCTCTTACgtttttttctctgttcttcacAGTAGAAGAAAAGGTCGTTCTCATATTGAACGTGAGAACTGACGTGAACATTATCTTTTGGCAGTTAACTCATGGATAGGTAACGGGCTGGGTTAGCCCATCTTGGGCGGCCCCACCCATTTATATAACCCAACATATCCAAAATAAGTTATAAAAGTCCTACAATAGCGGCAAGAAACATAACCATCCAGTCGTTACGTTTTGATTATTGATTGTCCACTATCTATGATTTCATTGATCAACTTCCTAAGTCCTGATGAAGGCTCTCATCAATAGCTTTATAATGCTGTCAATGACTTCCTTAGCAAGTTGTTGATTCCCTTCAAGTTGTCAATCGTTCTATACATTGTTGACCAAACTCTGCTCTCATCGACTAAACCTTATACTTGTcgataataatcaaaagttgattaTTTTTGGGTGTCAATGTGTACCCCTTTTAAAAGAATGGAATGATTCAGCATTcattccattttttaaattagataatcAAGATCCATAATATGCCCCCTGTCATccacaaatttaatttttccctGCCCAAttggttcttgattttttttctcaaaacagcACAATTATGTGCTAAATTTTCTTTATTCGGAATAACTTGGCCTTCAGTTAATTTAATCAGGCCATCTTTCCAAAGTAAGTTGAAGATTTCGTCCAACATATTAATGTCGAATGAGTAAACCTGAGTGTCTTTATCCCTAGCATTGTTGTGTCTTTCATTTTATCAAGCTTTAAGAGTCAACAAACGTAAGACTTATCGAGCATCATTTTGCCAcatttattttgatgttttCATTCAGGTCACATTCATCTTCCGACTCATAGTTTTCCATTAGAGCTGCATTTTGTGTTAGGTATCCTCGTCTCTTTATATATGTCTTTTAACAATTGTTCATACTTAGACACTCTCGTTGTCAATAGAAATAAATCGGCAAAATCTTGACCTTTAAATCTTTCTTGGAAGTTAAATTTTAACCCATTGAAAGCCAAATTAGCGAATTCTTTATGTGAGAACGAAGTGAGATATCTATTTTTGCTAGTAAAAGGACACCcgaagtgccaaaatttgtatACGACGCTCCTTTTGGAGCCAAAATTTTTCCTaactcacttaagtgtcaaatcggagaaaaaacgataacttaagtaTCAACAatgattcgacaaaaaaaaaagtactaacAGCGAGAGATTCCGACAAAATAGTCCAcgtggttttttttattaattttttaatattacatggaattttttaaaaaaaactcagtccacgtggcaattttttttttccaaaaattcactcCACATGGATTAAGTTTTTACAAAGTAAGTTagctttttaaaaaagttaaaataaatctaaaaaataagctaaaagtttttttttttaaaaagaaagggTTCGCACAGCCCTCACCGCTGcagcttgtattttttttatttttgtttttatatttttatatttttagcttatttttatttttttaatattatatgaaattttttattaattttctactttttttttattgctgattagTACCCTCCGGCAAGCCACATagatgccacgtaagattttcTACGGAGCTCATCGGacttggcactcaaataatcatttaaaaaaattagtgtttaagtaattcgaaaaaaaaatcgcaccaaagtgagcgccttACACAAAATTTAGCACTTATGTTATCCTTCTGCCATTTTTTGCCTTATTaaatcaagaaacaaaaggatTCACTGACTTGCTAATATATTGATAAAATCTAGCCACATTAGCGACCAATGTTTAGGATATCgttctataaaataaaataatgaaattatCTTTCCATCTTCGCCCAATTACACTTAACTACATGGTAAATTAATGTATCAAGTGCAAGCAATTTTCgacaaagacaaaagaaatgatCTAAGTCTTAAAAATTCATTTGTCCTAGCTTCCCCACATCGAGCTATAAATCAACAATGTGTTTGAATGTATATTGCTCATCTTCCCTAGGGAAAAATGGCAAAGTCGGCCAATTTGAAACCTCTTGAAAAAAAGGCTGGTTATTGACTCAATTGGGATGTGGTTTCTCGTAAATATGTCCAACCCAATTGTTGTCGGATTTTTTTGAGAACCGTGTAGGGTCCAGATATGGATTTGTGTTGGCCATTTTAGCTAATGTTGGCCTTGCCAAATTTAATTGACATGTTATGCCCAACAAGAATATTTGCATTGGGTGGTACCAATGGAGCCACTAATGTTACATTTTCGACATTTGACAGTCTATCGGCCTATTGATCAGTTTGATTTGTTAAATTATTGTTACCAATCTGATTAGTTTGACAAATATTAGCCTATTTATTCCCATCATTTTGATCTCAATTAGAAGATTCAGATCTTTGCATAATTCTCAAAGAGGGTTGACTACTCTGACCAACATTATTAGCATCAATAAACAAGAAAGACTAGGAACGTACCTGTTGAACGACCTTGGCCTTAAGAGGGCGCAACATTGATGGCGATCGGCTTGAT from Rhodamnia argentea isolate NSW1041297 chromosome 2, ASM2092103v1, whole genome shotgun sequence encodes the following:
- the LOC115738630 gene encoding thaumatin-like protein 1b, yielding MARFSPLISLPWLLVSVTFLAVDATTFTLVNKCEYTIWPGVLANAGEPPLSTTGFALQKGESRPLSAPAGWGGRFWARTRCAQDPATGELSCLTGDCGSGQLECGGGGAVPPATLAEFKLDGDGGLDFFDVSLVDGYNLPVLVAPKGGGGGGRGNCTSVRCAVDLEGACPSELRVTARGDGSGVAACKSACDAFRQPQYCCSGSYSSPQACKPTSYSEVFKSACPQAYSYAYDDETSTFTCAGADYVITFCPTPSTSQKAASSQDQTPGAAATDTPLINGTMVYVGVAEASRASRSARTQVPAVGLVGVAVSTWRLRHLLSA